One Halobaculum roseum DNA segment encodes these proteins:
- the lwrS gene encoding LWR-salt protein, with translation MDASYVFRVRFTLSPRRARIDPDAFETVLRIPAPPPGEEGWLLFRDALWRGEANDAEHARRLCADRLPEGVEVLSATFAEFETDEAYLAALREAVGDDLAAFRADSVREALHKYFGSSIRVDADDDPATGGSGGRDDEFGMGGEESRRDDEETEDG, from the coding sequence GTGGACGCGTCGTACGTCTTTCGGGTGCGCTTCACGCTGTCGCCGCGGCGCGCGCGCATCGACCCGGACGCCTTCGAGACGGTGCTTCGGATCCCCGCGCCGCCGCCGGGCGAGGAGGGGTGGCTGCTGTTTCGGGACGCGCTGTGGCGCGGCGAGGCGAACGACGCCGAGCACGCGCGACGGCTCTGTGCCGACCGGCTCCCGGAGGGCGTCGAGGTGCTGTCCGCGACGTTCGCGGAGTTCGAGACCGACGAGGCGTACCTCGCGGCGCTGCGCGAGGCCGTCGGCGACGACCTCGCGGCGTTTCGCGCCGACTCGGTGCGCGAGGCGCTACACAAGTACTTCGGCTCCTCGATCCGCGTCGACGCGGACGACGACCCGGCAACCGGGGGATCCGGGGGGAGAGACGACGAGTTCGGGATGGGAGGCGAGGAGTCCAGGAGGGATGACGAGGAGACAGAGGACGGCTAA
- a CDS encoding Rieske (2Fe-2S) protein, producing MAVDDTGSDEYSEAVDLDELRAEGRALTAVDGTPIALFYHEGEVRAVNNRCPHMGFPLTEGSVDEGVLTCHWHHARFELSCGDTFDPWADDVDTYPTEIREGTVYVSPAPRRSDPPAVHWRERLDDGLEQNLRLVLGKSAVALTDAGVDPAEVVERGVTFGVRNRADGWSSGLTILVALANRLPDLDDQDRKRALYQGLTEVAGDCDGEAPKFEQEAFAATDVSFERLRSWFRENVEVRDADGAERVLRTAVAAGYGPEKLTELLVVAATDHRYLDTGHTFDFVNKATEALDLVGWDDEERTAEVLSSLVRGLATADRAEETSSWRQPDDLAAMCEESFARLDDLVAAGEGETWTEPDDFTERLHAADPETVFDVLEEAIENGATVEQLASAVSFAAAKRVALFATSNEFNDWNTVHHTFTFANAVHRAAERTDATALYRGVFDAAVNVYLDRFLNTPPAPEATGDPDADPEAALESLRMAFEQQGKVQQAGDAVADYLAAGGDPDRLKAELGNALLVEDTGFHTFQAYEAACRQFDAREDPEERRDCLVAAARYMAAHYPTRRSREQTFSIAARLLRGERVHGDADDDAGADESSPEASADD from the coding sequence ATGGCAGTCGATGACACGGGAAGCGACGAGTACAGCGAGGCGGTCGACCTCGACGAGCTCCGAGCCGAGGGGCGCGCGCTGACGGCCGTCGACGGGACGCCGATCGCGTTGTTCTACCACGAGGGCGAGGTGCGGGCGGTGAACAACCGCTGTCCGCACATGGGCTTTCCCCTGACGGAGGGCAGCGTCGACGAGGGCGTGCTCACCTGTCACTGGCACCACGCCCGGTTCGAGCTCTCCTGTGGCGACACGTTCGACCCGTGGGCCGACGACGTGGACACCTACCCGACCGAGATCCGGGAGGGGACGGTGTACGTCTCGCCGGCGCCGCGGCGCTCGGACCCGCCGGCGGTCCACTGGCGCGAGCGCCTCGACGACGGCCTCGAACAGAACCTCCGGCTCGTGCTGGGGAAGTCTGCGGTCGCGCTCACAGACGCGGGCGTCGACCCGGCCGAGGTCGTCGAGCGCGGGGTCACCTTCGGTGTCCGCAACCGCGCCGACGGGTGGAGCTCCGGGCTCACGATCCTCGTCGCGCTGGCGAACCGCCTGCCGGACCTGGACGACCAGGACCGCAAGCGCGCGCTGTATCAGGGGCTCACGGAGGTCGCCGGCGACTGCGACGGCGAGGCGCCGAAGTTCGAGCAGGAGGCGTTCGCGGCGACGGACGTGTCCTTCGAGCGCCTGCGGTCGTGGTTCCGCGAGAACGTCGAGGTGCGCGACGCCGACGGCGCCGAGCGCGTGCTTCGGACCGCCGTCGCCGCCGGCTACGGCCCCGAGAAGTTGACCGAGTTACTGGTCGTCGCGGCGACGGACCACCGCTACCTCGACACGGGCCACACGTTCGACTTCGTGAACAAGGCGACCGAGGCGCTGGACCTGGTCGGCTGGGACGACGAGGAGCGCACCGCCGAGGTCCTCTCGTCGCTCGTGCGCGGGCTCGCGACCGCCGACCGCGCCGAGGAGACCTCCTCGTGGCGCCAGCCCGACGACCTCGCGGCGATGTGCGAGGAGTCGTTCGCCCGCCTCGACGACCTCGTCGCCGCCGGCGAGGGGGAGACGTGGACCGAGCCGGACGACTTCACCGAGCGCCTGCACGCGGCCGACCCCGAGACGGTGTTCGACGTGCTGGAGGAAGCCATCGAGAACGGGGCGACCGTCGAGCAGCTCGCGAGCGCGGTGTCGTTCGCGGCCGCGAAGCGCGTCGCGCTGTTCGCCACGAGCAACGAGTTCAACGACTGGAACACGGTCCATCACACGTTCACCTTCGCGAACGCGGTCCACCGGGCGGCCGAGCGGACGGACGCGACGGCGCTGTATCGCGGCGTGTTCGACGCCGCGGTGAACGTCTACCTCGACCGGTTCCTCAACACGCCGCCGGCGCCGGAGGCGACGGGCGACCCCGACGCCGATCCGGAGGCCGCGCTGGAGTCGCTCCGAATGGCGTTCGAGCAGCAGGGGAAGGTGCAGCAGGCCGGCGACGCGGTCGCCGACTACCTCGCCGCCGGCGGCGACCCCGACCGGCTGAAGGCCGAGCTGGGGAACGCCCTGCTCGTCGAGGACACCGGCTTCCACACCTTCCAGGCGTACGAGGCCGCCTGCCGGCAGTTCGACGCACGGGAGGACCCGGAGGAGCGCCGGGACTGTCTCGTCGCCGCCGCACGCTACATGGCCGCCCACTACCCGACGCGCCGCTCGCGCGAGCAGACGTTCTCCATCGCCGCGCGGCTGCTGCGCGGCGAGCGGGTCCACGGCGACGCGGACGACGACGCCGGCGCGGACGAGTCGAGCCCCGAGGCGAGCGCGGACGACTGA
- a CDS encoding DUF7260 family protein, translating into MNGASRGVGRLSTEPVELGVESMCRAAACEHPDIAVGLAVLGMTAVFLLIAGAVLSRLDGAREALAREVTRTRAERDAFEQFRRRVAKLESSERARPTPTGGGTNVLTVPAGGATVDEDGLADARRAYRETVMATAHYEEEYDETLATNVAEEFSAPVASALVEDGGALTPSLRTTLASGARHASEERAELLSKLETERSSIEAAESTLSPAVDTSEGIVDRDLTRASYTDLVAEYERLEWHEGRVESLLSDRQARIHDEEGDRRHWFDYLYRSLASPYPVLSAGAGTLSLIDDAKSALASAAGDR; encoded by the coding sequence ATGAACGGAGCGAGTCGCGGGGTCGGTCGGCTCTCGACCGAGCCCGTCGAACTGGGGGTGGAGTCGATGTGCCGGGCCGCGGCGTGTGAGCACCCGGACATCGCCGTGGGGCTCGCCGTCCTGGGGATGACGGCCGTGTTCCTCCTGATCGCGGGAGCGGTGCTGTCGCGGCTCGACGGCGCACGCGAGGCGCTCGCGCGGGAGGTGACTCGAACGCGCGCCGAACGGGACGCGTTCGAGCAGTTCCGGCGCCGCGTCGCGAAGCTCGAGTCGAGCGAGCGCGCGCGTCCGACGCCGACCGGCGGGGGAACCAACGTGCTGACGGTGCCGGCCGGGGGGGCGACCGTCGACGAGGACGGGTTGGCCGACGCCCGTCGGGCCTACCGCGAGACGGTGATGGCGACTGCCCACTACGAGGAGGAGTACGACGAGACGCTCGCGACGAACGTCGCCGAGGAGTTCTCCGCGCCGGTCGCGAGCGCGCTCGTCGAGGACGGCGGGGCGTTGACCCCGTCGCTGCGGACGACGCTCGCGAGCGGCGCCCGACACGCCAGCGAGGAGCGCGCGGAGCTGCTCTCGAAGCTGGAGACCGAGCGGTCGTCGATCGAGGCGGCCGAGTCGACGCTCTCGCCCGCGGTCGACACGAGCGAGGGGATCGTCGACCGCGACCTGACGCGCGCGAGCTACACCGACCTCGTCGCGGAGTACGAGCGCCTCGAGTGGCACGAGGGGCGCGTCGAGTCGCTGTTGTCGGACCGACAGGCCCGGATCCACGACGAGGAGGGCGACCGTCGCCACTGGTTCGACTACCTCTATCGCTCGCTGGCGTCGCCGTACCCGGTGCTGTCGGCGGGCGCGGGAACGCTCTCGCTGATCGACGACGCGAAGTCCGCGCTCGCGTCCGCCGCGGGCGACCGCTGA
- a CDS encoding AzlD domain-containing protein, which yields MATSYGPLSVWAVIVAGGLATFAIRLSFIHLFGRVDKVPPWLERALVYVPAAVLAALVAPDFAPESATLAALVSPEIVGGVAAVAAAWRTEDVLWTVAAGMAGLHLARFLL from the coding sequence ATGGCGACCAGCTACGGCCCGCTGTCGGTCTGGGCGGTCATCGTCGCCGGCGGGTTGGCGACGTTCGCCATTCGACTGTCGTTCATCCACCTGTTCGGCCGCGTCGACAAGGTGCCCCCGTGGCTGGAGCGGGCGCTCGTGTACGTCCCCGCGGCGGTGCTCGCGGCGCTGGTCGCGCCCGATTTCGCGCCCGAGAGCGCCACCCTCGCGGCGCTCGTCTCCCCGGAGATCGTCGGCGGCGTCGCCGCGGTCGCGGCGGCGTGGCGGACCGAGGACGTGCTGTGGACGGTCGCCGCCGGGATGGCGGGGCTCCACCTCGCGCGGTTCCTCCTGTGA
- a CDS encoding Lrp/AsnC family transcriptional regulator gives MDHVGTDTDLSTLERAVVNAFQGGFPVVERPWKPAAAALSERGVEVDADELLATVRDLDDRGVLSRFGALVNAEEIGGTATLVAMHAPEERYEEVAETVNDFREVAHNYEREHPHLNMWFVVSVASEAEVDRVLADIEEATGQETYNLPKREEFHVGAKFLLEGPVSDGDLDLSQLGPEVEPSEERGITARERDLVVEIQGGLPVTETPYADVADAVGQPVEWVVETIKRFNEEGKVRRVGVIPNHYALGYTENGMTVWDVPDELLSEVGPAVASLGFVTHCYHRPRHEGVWPYNFFAMTHGRDEAESDRRIEQVREVMAEFWDVGEDEWDSLFSTRILKKTGIRLDERADAQVRSDDPEPTDA, from the coding sequence ATGGATCACGTCGGGACGGACACGGACCTCTCGACGCTCGAACGCGCCGTCGTCAACGCGTTTCAGGGCGGGTTCCCGGTCGTCGAACGACCGTGGAAGCCGGCCGCGGCGGCGCTGTCCGAGCGTGGCGTCGAGGTCGACGCCGACGAACTGCTCGCGACGGTGCGCGACCTCGACGACCGCGGCGTGCTCTCGCGGTTCGGCGCGCTCGTCAACGCCGAGGAGATCGGCGGCACCGCGACGCTCGTGGCGATGCACGCGCCCGAGGAACGCTACGAGGAGGTGGCCGAGACGGTCAACGACTTTCGCGAGGTGGCGCACAACTACGAGCGCGAGCATCCCCACCTCAACATGTGGTTCGTCGTCTCGGTCGCGAGCGAGGCCGAGGTCGACCGCGTCCTCGCCGACATCGAGGAGGCGACTGGGCAGGAGACGTACAACCTCCCGAAGCGCGAGGAGTTTCACGTCGGCGCGAAGTTCCTGCTGGAGGGCCCCGTGAGCGACGGCGACCTCGACCTGTCGCAGCTGGGCCCCGAGGTCGAGCCCTCCGAGGAGCGCGGCATCACCGCCCGCGAGCGCGACCTCGTGGTCGAGATACAGGGCGGCCTGCCGGTGACGGAGACGCCATACGCGGACGTGGCCGACGCGGTCGGCCAGCCCGTCGAGTGGGTCGTCGAGACGATCAAGCGGTTCAACGAGGAGGGGAAGGTGCGCCGCGTCGGCGTCATCCCGAACCACTACGCGCTCGGCTACACCGAGAACGGCATGACCGTCTGGGACGTGCCCGACGAGCTGCTCTCGGAGGTGGGCCCGGCGGTCGCGTCGCTGGGGTTCGTCACCCACTGTTACCACCGGCCGCGCCACGAGGGCGTGTGGCCGTACAACTTCTTCGCGATGACCCACGGCCGCGACGAGGCGGAGTCCGACCGCCGCATCGAGCAGGTTCGCGAGGTGATGGCGGAGTTCTGGGACGTGGGCGAGGACGAGTGGGACTCGCTGTTCTCGACGCGCATCCTGAAGAAGACGGGAATCCGTTTGGACGAGCGCGCCGACGCACAGGTCCGAAGCGACGACCCGGAGCCCACGGACGCGTGA
- the hemA gene encoding glutamyl-tRNA reductase yields the protein MIDTGVVAGVSVSHANASVDEIESAHVADPTALVSELLAREGVEEAFAIQTCNRAEAYVAADDAAVARTAVERFAPDVREGAVVHLDHEDSLRHLMRVAAGLESLVLGEDQILGQLRDAAEAARGVGGLSGGVLDDALSKARQVGKRARAETAINEGSLSLGSAAVELAARETDLADASALVVGAGEMGLLSARALDASPVSRIVVANRTLRTAEHVASDLDTESAAVGIEALPAEAAAADVVIAATGATDPTVRDETVADAGETLCIDLGQPRDVVPDAGDERVAVRDIDDLETVTDEARERRASAAEAVEGMIDAEFDRLLEEFKRKRADDAVSAMYESAERTKQRELREAMAKLEAHGELTDDQRETVAALADALVGQLLAAPTKSLREAAAEDDWETIHTAMQLFDPEFDGPPSTPGGARSPDGSADLPDGVLERLSEE from the coding sequence ATGATTGACACCGGCGTCGTCGCGGGCGTGAGCGTGAGCCACGCGAACGCGTCCGTCGACGAGATCGAGTCCGCGCACGTCGCGGACCCGACGGCGCTCGTGTCCGAGCTGCTCGCCCGCGAGGGAGTCGAGGAGGCGTTCGCCATCCAGACGTGCAACCGCGCCGAGGCGTACGTCGCGGCCGACGACGCCGCCGTCGCGCGGACGGCCGTCGAGCGGTTCGCCCCCGACGTTCGCGAGGGCGCCGTCGTCCACCTCGATCACGAGGACAGCCTGCGGCACCTCATGCGCGTCGCCGCGGGGCTGGAGTCGCTCGTGCTCGGCGAGGACCAGATCCTCGGGCAACTGCGCGACGCCGCGGAGGCCGCCCGCGGCGTCGGGGGGCTGTCCGGCGGCGTGCTCGACGACGCGCTCTCGAAGGCACGACAGGTGGGCAAGCGAGCACGCGCGGAGACGGCGATCAACGAGGGGTCGCTGTCGCTCGGCTCGGCCGCGGTCGAACTCGCCGCCCGCGAGACCGACCTCGCGGACGCCTCGGCGCTGGTCGTCGGCGCCGGCGAGATGGGGCTGCTCTCGGCGCGGGCGCTGGACGCCTCGCCGGTCTCCCGGATCGTCGTCGCCAACCGGACCCTCCGCACCGCCGAACACGTCGCGTCCGATCTCGATACCGAGTCCGCGGCGGTCGGCATCGAGGCCCTCCCCGCGGAAGCGGCGGCGGCCGACGTCGTCATCGCGGCCACCGGCGCAACCGACCCGACCGTCCGCGACGAGACCGTCGCCGACGCGGGCGAGACGCTGTGTATCGATCTGGGTCAACCCCGCGACGTCGTCCCTGACGCCGGGGACGAGCGCGTCGCCGTCCGCGACATCGACGACCTCGAGACCGTCACCGACGAGGCGCGCGAGCGCCGCGCGAGCGCCGCGGAGGCGGTCGAGGGGATGATCGACGCCGAGTTCGACCGGCTCCTCGAGGAGTTCAAGCGAAAGCGCGCCGACGACGCCGTCTCCGCGATGTACGAGTCGGCCGAGCGGACGAAACAGCGCGAGCTGCGCGAGGCGATGGCGAAGCTGGAGGCGCACGGCGAGCTCACCGACGACCAGCGCGAGACCGTCGCCGCCCTCGCGGACGCGCTCGTCGGGCAGCTCCTCGCGGCGCCGACGAAGAGCCTCCGCGAGGCGGCCGCCGAGGACGACTGGGAGACGATCCACACGGCGATGCAGCTGTTCGACCCCGAGTTCGACGGGCCGCCGTCGACGCCGGGAGGAGCCCGATCGCCCGACGGCAGCGCGGATCTCCCCGACGGCGTGCTCGAACGACTCTCCGAGGAGTAG
- a CDS encoding AzlC family ABC transporter permease has translation MDSRLPPDLREGVRDTLPLLLGIVPFALVAGVAGVEAGLSPLQTVGLSVVVFAGASQLAAIELLGQDAALGVVVLTVVVINLRMLMYSASIAPYFRDLSARVRAGCAYVLTDQAYALALARYAGERDSDRGSTTRRPYYYLGVALTLWIVWQAGTIVGVVFGAAVPDGWRLGFAVPLVFLALLVPAVSDAPSLAAALVAAAVAVAGAGLPFNAGLIVGAVVGVVTGIAVDEWGIRGASGSGGGGSSDGSAETDRTGGH, from the coding sequence ATGGACAGCCGCCTTCCACCGGACCTACGCGAGGGGGTCCGCGACACGCTCCCGCTGTTGCTCGGGATCGTGCCGTTCGCGCTCGTCGCCGGCGTCGCCGGCGTCGAGGCGGGCCTCTCGCCGCTGCAGACGGTCGGCCTCTCCGTCGTCGTCTTCGCCGGCGCCTCCCAGCTCGCGGCGATCGAGCTGCTGGGACAGGACGCCGCCCTCGGCGTCGTCGTGCTCACGGTCGTCGTGATCAACCTCCGAATGCTGATGTACTCGGCGTCGATCGCGCCGTACTTCCGCGACCTGTCGGCGCGCGTGCGCGCCGGCTGTGCGTACGTGCTCACCGACCAGGCGTACGCGCTGGCGCTGGCGCGCTACGCCGGCGAGCGGGACAGCGACCGCGGGTCGACCACCCGCCGTCCCTACTACTACCTCGGCGTCGCGCTCACCCTGTGGATCGTCTGGCAGGCCGGGACGATCGTCGGCGTCGTCTTCGGCGCCGCCGTCCCCGACGGCTGGCGCCTGGGCTTCGCGGTCCCGCTCGTGTTCCTCGCGTTGCTGGTTCCGGCGGTCTCGGATGCGCCGAGCCTCGCGGCCGCCCTCGTCGCCGCCGCGGTCGCGGTCGCGGGCGCCGGCCTCCCGTTCAACGCCGGGCTGATCGTCGGCGCCGTTGTCGGCGTCGTCACCGGGATCGCCGTCGATGAGTGGGGGATCAGAGGCGCCAGCGGTAGCGGTGGCGGTGGCAGCAGCGATGGGAGCGCCGAGACCGACCGGACGGGGGGACACTGA
- a CDS encoding right-handed parallel beta-helix repeat-containing protein, translating to MDRRRFLRATAAAGIAAVTAGCGGIGGDSDQPPPADTAATPSDTVSTSTPGRATDTDRFDSVVDLAEAGADADRSLVPYLERHLADDTMVYLPAGRYRMDDTVRLLSFDNVGIVGDGAVIVPPDGFDSTLFDLGRPGRASNLLIEGITFDFRAPDTGSRPVSALVDDGLVIRDLAVVGKQDAGRAMLRADVTDPDGTGLVERLRLPDGAAYETQSTAFLVGDRHRGELRFDDCRIVGFPDNGLYADPDHGRVEVVGGYYANCDISNVRVGNDSVVRGVHVRNDTAPSGYENMRGIRATHGDGVLVEDCTVELERVSASEGGIVMSSQLTAGTVRNTRIEVDADGVSAIRAKSPDDALADGELVFEDITVRGTAANGAAIEMLNREDCTFDRATVVQSGASRDGFLFDYVSSGVIRDSRIDVTGRPVVSADRATVEVFDSHPQEVNTSP from the coding sequence ATGGATCGACGACGGTTCCTACGAGCGACTGCGGCGGCGGGAATTGCTGCGGTCACCGCCGGATGCGGAGGGATCGGGGGGGACTCAGACCAGCCACCGCCCGCTGATACCGCCGCGACCCCGTCAGACACCGTCTCCACGTCGACCCCCGGACGGGCGACCGACACGGATCGATTCGACTCGGTCGTCGACCTCGCCGAGGCCGGCGCCGACGCGGACCGGTCGCTCGTGCCGTACCTCGAACGACACCTGGCCGACGACACGATGGTCTACCTCCCCGCCGGCCGGTACCGCATGGACGACACCGTTCGCCTCCTGTCGTTCGACAACGTCGGTATCGTCGGCGACGGCGCCGTCATCGTTCCGCCTGACGGGTTCGACTCCACGCTCTTCGATCTCGGTCGACCCGGCCGGGCGTCGAACCTGTTGATCGAGGGAATCACGTTCGACTTCCGGGCGCCGGATACCGGGTCTCGCCCCGTCTCCGCGCTCGTCGACGACGGCCTCGTCATCCGCGACCTCGCGGTGGTCGGCAAGCAGGACGCCGGCAGAGCGATGCTTCGAGCCGACGTCACCGACCCGGACGGAACCGGCCTCGTCGAACGGCTCCGACTCCCGGACGGCGCCGCGTACGAGACGCAGTCGACCGCCTTTCTCGTCGGCGACCGTCACCGCGGCGAACTTCGCTTCGATGACTGTCGGATCGTCGGCTTTCCCGACAACGGGCTGTACGCCGATCCCGACCACGGACGCGTCGAAGTCGTCGGCGGCTACTACGCGAACTGCGACATCTCGAACGTCCGCGTCGGCAACGACAGCGTCGTCCGCGGCGTTCACGTCAGGAACGACACCGCGCCGTCGGGGTACGAGAACATGCGCGGCATCCGAGCCACACACGGCGACGGCGTCCTGGTCGAGGACTGCACCGTCGAGCTCGAGAGGGTTTCCGCGAGCGAGGGCGGAATCGTGATGAGCAGCCAACTGACCGCCGGAACGGTCCGGAACACTCGGATCGAGGTCGACGCCGACGGGGTCAGCGCGATCAGGGCGAAGTCGCCCGACGACGCCTTGGCCGACGGGGAACTGGTGTTCGAGGACATCACGGTGCGAGGGACCGCCGCGAACGGGGCGGCGATCGAGATGCTGAATCGAGAAGACTGTACGTTCGATCGGGCCACTGTCGTCCAATCGGGTGCGTCCCGCGACGGGTTTCTGTTCGACTACGTTTCGAGCGGGGTCATCCGGGACTCGCGCATCGACGTGACTGGCCGTCCGGTCGTGTCCGCCGACCGGGCGACTGTCGAGGTGTTCGATTCGCACCCTCAGGAGGTGAATACCTCCCCGTAG
- a CDS encoding DUF5778 family protein, with translation MTDAIDRDLYERTKALLEPGEIELLGMVVHTDLGGQEDLEMHELTVDLNEAIAEHAGKGESYIYAGNDDTDFSSNQFQGLTLEDEEFVWECQQLLRDGTFDLVFYYEAGVDQETLGEDVRALDGVTDVTLVP, from the coding sequence ATGACCGACGCTATCGACCGGGACCTCTACGAGCGGACGAAGGCGCTGCTGGAGCCCGGAGAGATCGAGCTCCTCGGGATGGTCGTCCACACCGACCTGGGCGGACAGGAGGACCTGGAGATGCACGAGCTCACCGTCGACCTCAACGAGGCCATCGCCGAGCACGCGGGCAAGGGTGAGTCGTACATCTACGCCGGCAACGACGACACGGACTTCTCCTCGAACCAGTTCCAGGGGCTCACCCTCGAGGACGAGGAGTTCGTCTGGGAGTGCCAACAGCTCCTTCGCGATGGCACGTTCGACCTCGTGTTCTACTACGAGGCGGGCGTCGACCAGGAGACGCTCGGCGAGGACGTCCGCGCGCTCGACGGCGTCACCGACGTGACGCTCGTTCCCTGA
- a CDS encoding HAD family hydrolase: MVPDTYDFWLFDLDGTLVDAEWSYTREVFDRVGSRIDYDFSDRQAEVLWHGLTGARDPLLREWGLDPGEFWPAFHAVEDPQARADATYLHDDAARLLGDLHARDVPLGLVTHCAEFLARPVTDRLGLTDRFDTFLACSDETGWKPAPDPLHAAMNDIGVDPTAQRGVYLGDGASDVGAAWNAGLDAVHVERHGHEERGRCVRADHRVWSFDDLPRTGAAGAAGTAGPASGVAWGSGLTRADGSGFDGDRTD; encoded by the coding sequence ATGGTCCCCGACACGTACGACTTCTGGCTGTTCGACCTCGACGGCACGCTCGTCGACGCCGAGTGGTCGTACACCCGCGAGGTGTTCGACCGGGTCGGATCCCGCATCGACTACGACTTCTCCGACCGGCAGGCCGAGGTACTGTGGCACGGCCTCACCGGTGCGCGCGACCCCCTCCTGCGCGAATGGGGACTCGACCCCGGGGAGTTCTGGCCGGCCTTCCACGCCGTCGAGGACCCGCAGGCGCGCGCCGACGCGACGTACCTCCACGACGACGCCGCACGCCTGCTCGGCGACCTCCACGCACGGGACGTGCCGCTGGGGCTCGTGACACACTGCGCGGAGTTCCTGGCGCGCCCGGTCACCGACCGGCTCGGGCTGACCGACCGCTTCGACACGTTCCTCGCGTGTTCCGACGAGACCGGCTGGAAGCCCGCGCCCGACCCCCTCCACGCCGCGATGAACGACATCGGCGTCGACCCGACGGCCCAGCGGGGCGTCTACCTCGGCGACGGCGCCAGCGACGTGGGCGCCGCCTGGAACGCCGGCCTCGACGCCGTCCACGTCGAGCGCCACGGGCACGAGGAGCGCGGCCGCTGCGTCCGGGCGGACCACCGGGTGTGGAGCTTCGACGACCTGCCGCGAACGGGCGCGGCCGGCGCCGCGGGCACCGCGGGACCCGCCTCGGGCGTCGCGTGGGGGTCGGGGCTCACCCGCGCCGACGGGTCCGGCTTCGACGGCGACCGAACGGACTGA
- a CDS encoding 4a-hydroxytetrahydrobiopterin dehydratase, which yields MSDVLDADEIAAALPDGWHHDADADEIARTFEFDSYLEGVGFAAGAGGLAEEAFHHPSMTVEWREVEVRLTTHDAGGVTGKDIDLAERLNELAE from the coding sequence GTGAGCGACGTACTCGACGCCGACGAGATCGCGGCGGCACTGCCCGACGGCTGGCACCACGACGCCGACGCCGACGAGATCGCCCGCACCTTCGAGTTCGACTCGTATCTCGAGGGGGTCGGCTTCGCGGCCGGCGCGGGCGGGCTCGCCGAGGAGGCGTTCCACCACCCGTCGATGACCGTCGAGTGGCGCGAGGTCGAGGTCCGCCTCACCACCCACGACGCCGGCGGCGTCACCGGGAAGGACATCGACCTGGCCGAACGGCTGAACGAACTCGCGGAGTAA
- a CDS encoding precorrin-2 dehydrogenase/sirohydrochlorin ferrochelatase family protein, translating to MIPLLHDFTDETVLVVGGGPVGARKARTFAREARTVVVSPAFAERDFGDAELVRAAPAPEEVADWVERFDPALVVAATDDDAVNEAVERAARAAGALVNRADRSGGREAGSVVVPATVRDDPVVAAVATGGAAPALSTELRRRIESEIEGAGPMADLVAEIRADLKAAGMPPTDRREAVRAVVGSSAVWKALQEGLSNARQEANRVMEATDD from the coding sequence GTGATCCCGCTGCTGCACGACTTCACGGACGAGACGGTGCTCGTCGTCGGCGGCGGGCCGGTCGGCGCGCGCAAGGCCCGCACGTTCGCGCGGGAGGCGCGCACGGTCGTCGTCAGCCCCGCGTTCGCCGAGCGCGACTTCGGCGACGCGGAGCTGGTGCGCGCGGCGCCCGCGCCCGAGGAGGTGGCCGACTGGGTCGAGCGGTTCGACCCGGCGCTGGTCGTCGCCGCGACGGACGACGACGCGGTGAACGAGGCGGTCGAGCGCGCCGCCCGCGCGGCGGGCGCGCTGGTGAACCGGGCGGACCGGTCGGGCGGGCGCGAGGCGGGCAGCGTCGTCGTGCCGGCGACCGTTCGCGACGACCCCGTCGTCGCCGCCGTCGCGACGGGCGGGGCCGCGCCCGCGCTCTCGACGGAACTCCGCCGGCGCATCGAGTCGGAGATCGAGGGCGCGGGCCCGATGGCCGACCTGGTGGCGGAGATCCGTGCGGATCTCAAGGCGGCGGGGATGCCGCCGACCGACCGACGGGAGGCGGTTCGGGCGGTGGTCGGATCGTCGGCGGTTTGGAAGGCTTTACAAGAGGGACTCTCCAACGCACGACAGGAAGCGAATCGAGTCATGGAGGCGACCGATGATTGA